The Lycium barbarum isolate Lr01 chromosome 10, ASM1917538v2, whole genome shotgun sequence genome includes a region encoding these proteins:
- the LOC132613494 gene encoding probable LRR receptor-like serine/threonine-protein kinase At3g47570, with protein sequence MEKHNFLLTLLFLVHFSISVAPSNETDQEALLAFQNLITSPSHFLANNWTKNASFCSWFGVTCSSKRQRVVALALPNLQLQGTISPSLANLSFLSVLNLGNNSFHGGIPYGLGHLPHLEVIDVQNNQLEGSIPPSLFQHRTIQNILLAFNKFSGEMWKGPWYVPELRVLNLRNNSLTGIIPPSVGNATKLLSFSLYGNRVSGNIPKEIGNLSRLAFLSLTDNQLTGYIPTVLFNISSLLIIGLGINSLSGPLLLGEENIVSNLEGLSVSWNKISGSIPSNICQLRELKGLSLSSNNITGDIPKNIGCLSKLEDFYIGDNPITGTVPTSLGNISTLRNLYCGSNRLEGPIPLELGKLSNLRLINFVQNYKFSGQIPKAIFNISSLELVDFSFNNLSGEIPTTIGLHLPNLEQLFLGNNQLQGEIPLYITNASKLEALGLEHNFLTGTIPTNLGNLRELWGLFLSENQLTIEPGEHDLQFFNSLVDCRMLQYLELSSTLLNGVLPNSIGNLSSTLKNFHIADAHINGPIPTSIGNISGLLSLGFEDNNLIGTIPSEVGKLEQLQGLYLYNNKLQGNIPEVVCHLSNLVLLHLADNELFGSIPACIWNLSMLQHLYLGSNKLSSPLPLSLWKMSGLLRLNISQNFIQGEVSPNIGELKAIIAIDLSGNHLSGMIPRRIGDLENLQYLFLSNNSFSDPIPSSFASLVSLEFLDLSLNAISGTIPKSLEKLSHLISINVSFNELEGEIPSGGVFANFTPQSFLGNRGLCGMHILKVPCAITNRGQQSKSNKLVLKIVIPMVISSFLILLVASIWIMKRQKKGKSKDVEEVLEIKTHQLVSYHEIQRATNYFDGSNLIGVGGSGSVYKGTLSSGIVVAIKVLDLQNEEVCKRFDTECEVLRNVRHKNLVSVFTTCSSECIRAFVLQYMPNGSLDNWLYKEDRHLNLPQRVTIMLDVAVAIEYLHHDHESPIVHCDLKPANILLDEDMVAHVGDFGISKILAVSNSMAHTETLGTLGYIAPEYGSEGRVSTSGDVYSYGIMMIEVLSKRRPTDDEIFNENLGLRQWIRPAFPKTTMEVVDANLFHEGKHVNSKSELCIASMIELALDCTKEKPESRITMKDVVKRLHKIKNTFLET encoded by the exons ATGGAGAAGCACAATTTCTTATTGACTCTTCTCTTTCTAGTTCATTTTTCTATATCAGTTGCTCCCTCAAATGAGACGGACCAAGAAGCTCTACTAGCTTTCCAAAATCTTATTACAAGTCCTAGTCATTTTTTGGCCAATAATTGGACCAAGAATGCTTCTTTTTGCTCTTGGTTTGGTGTCACTTGCAGTTCAAAAAGGCAAAGGGTTGTGGCCTTGGCGCTTCCTAATTTGCAACTTCAAGGCACAATTTCCCCGTCTTTGGCCAATTTGTCCTTTCTCAGTGTGCTCAATCTTGGGAACAACAGCTTCCATGGTGGCATCCCTTACGGACTTGGCCACTTGCCTCACTTGGAAGTGATTGATGTTCAAAACAATCAGCTAGAAGGAAGTATTCCACCAAGTCTATTTCAACACcggacaattcaaaatattttattGGCTTTCAATAAATTCAGTGGTGAAATGTGGAAAGGTCCATGGTATGTTCCGGAACTCAGAGTCTTAAATCTCAGGAACAATAGCCTCACGGGTATAATCCCTCCTTCGGTTGGAAATGCCACAAAATTGTTGAGCTTCAGTTTGTATGGGAATAGAGTCAGCGGCAACATTCCAAAGGAAATCGGTAATCTAAGCCGACTTGCATTTCTATCCTTGACAGATAATCAGTTAACAGGTTATATTCCTACAGTACTGTTTAATATCTCCTCGCTACTTATCATAGGTCTGGGAATCAATAGCCTTTCTGGTCCCCTCTTGCTTGGTGAAGAGAATATTGTGTCAAATCTAGAGGGTTTAAGTGTATCTTGGAACAAAATTTCTGGTTCCATTCCTTCCAACATTTGCCAACTCAGGGAGCTCAAAGGGTTGTCCCTATCTTCCAACAACATAACTGGAGACATACCTAAAAATATTGGTTGTTTATCCAAGCTCGAGGATTTTTACATTGGTGATAATCCAATAACAGGGACTGTTCCCACTTCATTGGGCAATATTTCCACTCTGCGAAATCTTTATTGTGGAAGCAATCGCTTGGAGGGCCCAATTCCTCTGGAATTGGGGAAGCTATCAAATTTGAGGCTAATTAACTTTGTCCAAAATTATAAATTTAGTGGTCAAATTCCGAAGGCTATTTTTAATATATCTTCTTTGGAACTAGTCGATTTCAGTTTCAATAACCTCTCGGGGGAAATTCCAACCACTATAGGTCTTCATCTTCCAAACCTTGAACAACTTTTCTTGGGAAACAATCAGCTCCAAGGGGAAATTCCTCTATACATCACAAATGCTTCCAAGCTTGAGGCATTGGGGCTAGAACATAACTTTCTCACAGGCACTATTCCTACTAACTTGGGAAATCTCCGTGAGCTGTGGGGATTGTTTCTATCTGAAAATCAACTTACCattgaaccaggtgaacatgatcTGCAATTCTTCAATTCTTTGGTGGACTGTAGGATGTTGCAATATCTAGAACTGAGTTCCACACTGTTGAATGGCGTTTTGCCCAATTCTATTGGGAATCTTTCATCTACTTTGAAAAACTTTCATATAGCAGATGCACACATAAACGGCCCCATCCCCACAAGTATAGGCAACATAAGCGGTCTATTGTCACTAGGTTTTGAGGATAACAACTTGATCGGAACCATTCCTTCTGAGGTCGGTAAGCTTGAACAACTCCAAGGTCTATATCTATATAACAATAAATTGCAAGGGAATATTCCAGAGGTAGTTTGTCATTTATCTAATTTGGTCCTATTACATCTGGCTGATAATGAGCTATTTGGGTCAATTCCAGCATGTATATGGAATCTTAGCATGCTACAACACCTTTATTTGGGTTCTAATAAACTTTCATCACCGCTTCCTTTGAGCCTCTGGAAAATGAGTGGCCTTCTCCGCCTAAACATTAGCCAAAACTTTATACAAGGAGAAGTTTCACCAAATATTGGTGAACTGAAGGCCATTATAGCAATAGATCTTTCTGGTAACCACCTTTCGGGCATGATACCAAGAAGAATAGGGGACCTTGAGAACCTGCAGTATCTTTTCCTATCAAACAACTCATTTTCTGACCCAATTCCATCATCCTTTGCAAGCTTGGTAAGCCTGGAGTTCTTGGATTTGTCATTAAATGCCATATCAGGTACTATTCCTAAGTCATTGGAGAAACTATCACACCTTATAAGTATCAATGTTTCATTTAATGAATTAGAAGGTGAAATACCCAGTGGTGGTGTGTTTGCAAATTTCACTCCACAATCTTTCCTAGGGAATAGAGGTCTATGTGGAATGCACATATTGAAGGTTCCTTGTGCTATCACTAATCGTGGACAACAATCAAAGTCTAATAAGCTTGTGCTCAAAATTGTCATTCCAATGGTTATTTCATCCTTTTTGATATTGTTGGTGGCTTCAATTTGGATAATGAAACGACAGAAGAAAGGGAAGTCCAAAGATGTGGAAGAGGTACTGGAGATCAAGACTCATCAATTAGTTTCTTATCACGAGATTCAACGAGCGACCAATTATTTTGATGGATCAAATTTAATTGGTGTGGGAGGTTCTGGCTCTGTGTACAAAGGCACATTATCTAGTGGAATTGTGGTGGCAATAAAGGTTCTGGATTTGCAAAATGAGGAAGTATGCAAAAGGTTTGATACTGAATGTGAAGTGCTGAGGAATGTTAGGCACAAAAATCTTGTTTCGGTGTTTACTACTTGTTCCAGTGAATGCATAAGAGCCTTTGTTCTGCAGTATATGCCTAATGGAAGTCTTGATAATTGGTTGTACAAAGAAGATCGCCACTTGAACCTTCCTCAAAGAGTCACCATAATGCTTGATGTGGCTGTGGCAATTGAATATCTACACCATGATCATGAGTCTCCGATAGTTCATTGCGACCTAAAGCCAGCCAACATTCTTTTGGATGAAGATATGGTGGCACACGTTGGTGATTTTGGCATATCTAAAATATTAGCTGTAAGCAACTCCATGGCACATACGGAGACATTAGGGACTCTTGGTTACATTGCACCAG AATATGGCTCGGAGGGAAGAGTGTCAACTAGTGGTGATGTTTACAGCTATGGCATCATGATGATAGAGGTATTGTCAAAAAGAAGACCAACTGATGATGAGATATTCAATGAAAATCTTGGCCTGAGGCAGTGGATAAGACCAGCATTTCCCAAGACAACTATGGAAGTTGTGGATGCCAATCTTTTTCATGAGGGAAAGCATGTCAATTCAAAAAGCGAACTCTGCATAGCCTCCATGATAGAATTGGCTTTGGATTGCACAAAGGAAAAGCCAGAGTCAAGGATAACTATGAAAGACGTAGTCAAGAGGCttcacaaaatcaagaacacgTTTTTGGAAACATAG